The Ipomoea triloba cultivar NCNSP0323 chromosome 13, ASM357664v1 genomic interval aaaaggaaaagaaggcAGACCCTCCATTGTTGTCACTGCCTTCAAGCTTTCCAGTTTCAAGACATCCAAACAAAAAGTTTCCTAGGATGCATAATGATAATGTCTTCCAGTTCCACCTCATGTTCTGTTTGTAACCACAAGGACTTCTCtccatgctatatatatagatttggtAACTCACAAtgcaaataattttgattttatatatgcCCCAAActtatttattactccgtaatattttgcAGTGAATATTAAAATGGTATCAATGTTTGCACATGTATATGTAATATGTGTGTTATTTCAGATCCTCAAATTATATGCCCGtttaaaacgaaaaaaaaaaaaagatttaattttaagaaaagGGAATACACAGAAAAGTGACTTTTTTGTTTATACATAGTGCACTGATATCTGTATATACGAGatgaaactaatttaattaagtGCCAGTCATGTCTTATTCAAGTAGCTCTGTAATGCGCGTATAGAAGATGAGACTAATCCAATTAAGTTATTGGTTGTGTCTTATTATCTGTAgagacttttatttttgacattAAAGGAAATGTTATGACTTTTGAGTAACACAATTTGTTCATCTAGATCTGATTGGGACTCCATACCAAGCCATAGCTGAAATGTCAAACTCAAAGATCTGTTAATGCCAACAGCAAAAGACAGGCAGGTGACATTTCCTCTTTAACTTGTTTGGTTTGCATGTACTTTATTCTTGAATGGATGTTTCCTTATAATTTTGGTAACCCAAGGGGGacttttttcctttccttttctaACAAAAAACAATCTAATTTAATATGATACGCATTTACTTTATAAATAGAAAAACTGACAAATGATCTATGAGCTCACAAACAACAGAGATGATATGATTAAAACTTAAAGGACTTTCTTATAAATATGACAAATTCAACAACTTAGCTTACAAATGACTGTGATAATATGATAAGGACCCGACTAGCTACACTTGCCGGATCTTGTTTACTACTATCATTGAATTGCGCTTCAATATTACCTTCCTATATCCCTATCTCAATCGAGTGACAATTCATGAAAAATTGTCATAAAACAACAAAAGGTATAGAGTTGAACTATTGCTGTTATTGTCTTTGATGCATTATGAAGGAATACAATATGATTTCATATCACACGTTGGCAGTATACATATCAAAGCTAATATTAAAGATTTCACCAACCATTGCTTTTACATTGTATGAGAAAATTATTATTCTACTTTGCTTTTCCTGTAAGGCCACACTTGCTAAATTAAGGACACACTGTCCATGAGACTTGTTGGAAGCTAAGTTTCATCTGTAATGATCTGACAGTGACACTTGACCAAATGACCTTAATTTCTTACACtgcaaaaaaagaaataaacgggacaatccaaaccaaattaattatatagtaaccacaatattacaagtttgacttcTAGTAAAAGCAATTTACAGGTTTTCTTGAATTTGTTTGAGCCGATCAATTATATGAATAATCTAAGCTAGTTTATTTTCTTAGGGACCGTGTTTACCAAGTGCATGCCTTTGATAGTGACTGCAGATTTCTCTCGTAACtcgaaaaaaaatgaaatatacaaACAATAATTGTATGTTATGTTTCATGTTTGATAATGTAGCTCACTTGCCAAATGATTAGAGCAGATGTTGCATTCATTGAAAGGAGTTTTGGTCCTCCACGCATCATCATCACCAAATTCTTGAATTGGTTTCAGATTTCAAGAACTTTCAGACTAAATTTTCTGTATAAATAACTTCAAGAACATCCAAGAAATTCCATCACTACTCAAAAGCAGCTAAGCTAGCTAGCAATGGCTTCCAATATGTGGATTCAAATCTCATCAATTTGCttcttcatttggttggttaTTGCCAATGCACAATTAGCACCGGCAGCTGCACCGTCTacgcccaccaccaccaccaccccgcCGCCGACCACCGCCCCGCCGGTTACAACACCCGCGCCTAAAGTTGCACCACAGCTGCCGCCGAAGCCGCCGGTGGCAGCGCCTGCAAAGCCGCCGGCATTGCCACCTCCGACGCAGCCGCCACCGGCGCCGGCATTGCCTCCGGCTGTTCCCCCACCGAAGGTGGCGCCTGCCCCCGCGAAAAACCCTCCAGCGCCGGCCCCTGCAACTAAGCCACCGGCGCCGGCACCTGTGCCGCCGCCACCCATGCCGTCGCCGGTTCCGGCACCACCACCGGCTACTCCGCCGCCAGTCCCGACACCAATATCAGTGCCCACGCCAGCCCCAGCTCCCGGCAAGCACCACCGAAAGAAGTGGAGACACAAGCACAAGCACCACCACGCTCCGGCACCGGCGCCCACCGTGAAAAGCCCGCCGGCACCACCAACAGTACAAGAATCCGTGGACGTCACTCCTGCCCCCTCGCCATCTCTAAATTTGGTAATAAATTAAACCATCCACTACAaaatggcaaattattttggactgaggtccaaaatacacaatttacctactaaatgtttacaatttatatactgaatgttcacgactaaatgttcacaatttaactACTGAATATTTACATGCAGACATGCACTATGTAAactgtgaatattcagtataaaaattgtgacgggtccatggtataactattgctacaaaatagaaaacaatATTTTATGGGTTAATCTCAACCAAGTTGGTCGTGCCTATTCACTTGATAACTACAAGGTTTCAAGTAGTTAACTCTCAGGAATGGCCTAGACTGGTTTACTACACTCTCGATGGTAGTGATGGCGGGATTTCCTCGACCCAAAAAAACATTTCTTCATgcattgatttttaatttcttcatttgatTGCAGAATGGAGGAGTCTCATTTGTGCTGCAAGGAGGAAGATCAAGAATGTGGACTAGTGCTGGCTTGGCATTGACCATTTTCTTGGCCATTATAGCCTAGAGTCCTCATAGACTCTcccaacaacaatatttttttgcaGGGCTCAATTGGATTAATTATATGCTTgcagaaaaagaaagagtttgATTCATTCTATTGTATTCACATTCCTTTTTGT includes:
- the LOC116001785 gene encoding lysine-rich arabinogalactan protein 19-like translates to MASNMWIQISSICFFIWLVIANAQLAPAAAPSTPTTTTTPPPTTAPPVTTPAPKVAPQLPPKPPVAAPAKPPALPPPTQPPPAPALPPAVPPPKVAPAPAKNPPAPAPATKPPAPAPVPPPPMPSPVPAPPPATPPPVPTPISVPTPAPAPGKHHRKKWRHKHKHHHAPAPAPTVKSPPAPPTVQESVDVTPAPSPSLNLNGGVSFVLQGGRSRMWTSAGLALTIFLAIIA